Proteins encoded together in one Rana temporaria chromosome 6, aRanTem1.1, whole genome shotgun sequence window:
- the LOC120944186 gene encoding tubulin alpha-1D chain-like has product MRECISVHVGQAGVQMGNACWELYCLEHGIQPDGQMPSDKTIGGGDDSFNTFFSETGAGKHVPRAVFVDLEPSVIDEVRTGTYRQLFHPEQLITGKEDAANNYARGHYTIGKEIIDLVLDRVRKLADQCTGLQGFLIFHSFGGGTGSGFTSLLMERLSVDYGKKSKLEFSIYPAPQISTAVVEPYNAILTTHTTLEHSDCAFMVDNEAIYDICRRNLDIERPTYTNLNRLIGQIVSSITASLRFDGALNVDLTEFQTNLVPYPRIHFPLATYAPVISAEKAYHEQLSVSEITNACFEPANQMVKCDPRHGKYMACCLLYRGDVVPKDVNAAIATIKTKRTIQFVDWCPTGFKVGINYQPPTVVPGGDLAKVQRAVCMLSNTTAIAEAWARLDHKFDLMYAKRAFVHWYVGEGMEEGEFSEAREDMAALEKDYEEVATDSVEGEGEGEEGEEY; this is encoded by the exons ATG AGGGAATGCATCTCAGTCCACGTTGGCCAAGCTGGCGTCCAGATGGGCAATGCCTGCTGGGAGCTGTACTGCCTGGAACATGGAATCCAGCCGGACGGACAGATGCCCAGTGACAAAACCATCGGAGGGGGAGACGATTCCTTCAACACCTTCTTCAGTGAGACCGGGGCTGGAAAACacgtcccccgtgctgtctttgtGGACCTGGAGCCCTCTGTGATTG ATGAGGTGAGGACAGGAACCTACCGGCAACTTTTCCACCCTGAGCAACTCATCACCGGTAAGGAAGACGCCGCCAACAACTATGCCCGAGGTCACTACACCATCGGCAAAGAGATCATCGACCTGGTGCTGGACAGAGTCCGCAAACTG GCTGACCAGTGCACCGGTCTCCAGGGATTCCTCATCTTCCACAGTTTCGGTGGTGGCACCGGCTCTGGTTTCACCTCCCTATTGATGGAACGTCTGTCTGTTGATTATGGCAAAAAGTCCAAGCTCGAATTCTCCATCTACCCAGCTCCTCAGATCTCCACAGCTGTGGTTGAGCCCTATAATGCCATCCTCACCACCCACACTACCCTGGAGCACTCAGACTGTGCTTTCATGGTGGACAACGAAGCCATTTATGACATCTGTCGCAGAAACCTGGACATTGAACGTCCAACCTATACCAACCTAAACCGTCTGATTGGTCAGATTGTCTCCTCAATCACTGCCTCCCTCAGATTTGATGGAGCTCTGAATGTGGACTTGACAGAGTTCCAGACCAACCTGGTGCCCTACCCCCGTATTCACTTCCCCCTGGCCACCTATGCCCCTGTAATCTCTGCAGAGAAAGCTTACCATGAGCAGCTCTCTGTGTCTGAGATCACCAACGCTTGCTTTGAGCCAGCCAACCAGATGGTGAAATGTGACCCCAGACACGGTAAATACATGGCTTGTTGCCTGCTGTACCGTGGTGATGTGGTGCCCAAAGATGTCAATGCTGCTATTGCCACCATCAAGACCAAACGCACCATCCAGTTTGTGGACTGGTGCCCAACAGGATTCAAGGTTGGTATCAACTACCAGCCACCAACTGTGGTTCCTGGTGGAGATCTGGCTAAGGTGCAGCGTGCCGTGTGCATGTTGAGCAACACCACAGCCATTGCTGAGGCCTGGGCTCGCCTGGACCACAAGTTTGATCTGATGTATGCCAAGCGTGCCTTTGTGCACTGGTATGTGGGTGAGGGTATGGAGGAAGGAGAGTTCTCTGAGGCTCGGGAGGACATGGCCGCCCTGGAGAAGGATTATGAAGAGGTTGCCACTGACAGCGTCGAAGGAGAGGgtgaaggagaggagggggaagagtaTTGA